The genomic segment CCACTCGACCTCGTCGTCACCGCGGTCCCAGTCGATCTCGACGTCGACCGCCATGATCAGCTCGGCACCGGATCCGGTGGCGGACAGCGAGGCGTCCTTCAGCGTGGCCATGCGCGGGATCCTACGACCGGGACCACCGGCCCGTGCGACCGATGAGGTGGCCGATCGCCGCACGTCTGAGGGGTGACCGCGCGAGGAGGAGACCTGCATGCCCACGTCCGTCCTGATCCACGGCGCCGGCTCGTCCGGCCGCTACTGGCACCGCGTCGCCCCGCTGCTCGAGGTGGCCGGCCACCGGGTCGTCGCCCCGGACCTGCCCGCCGAGGACGACGACGCCGACCTGACGGCCTACGTCGACGCGGTGCTCGCGGACGTCGACGCGGGCGGCTCGCTCGACCCGCCGGTCGTGGTCGTCGGCCAGTCCCTCGGCGGGTTCACCGCGCCGCTGGTCGCCGACGAGCTCGGCGCGGACCTGCTGGTGATCCTGGCCGGCATGGTGCCCCGGCCTGGCGAGCGGGGGGTCGACTGGTGGACCGCGACCGGGTGGGAGGCAGCCGTCCGGACGGCGGCGCGCGAGGGCGGACGGGATCCCGAGGACCTCGACACCGCGGCGCTCGTGCTCGCCGGGGTGCCCCACGAGCTGCTGGTCGAGCTGGGCCCGGAGCGTGCCCAGTCGATGACGCCGCTGCTCGAGCCGTGGCCGCTGACGACCTGGCCCGACGTCCCGACCCGGGTGGTCGCGGCCGCCGACGACCGGTTCTTCCCCCTCGACTTCCAGCGTCGGGTGGCCGCCGATC from the Euzebya sp. genome contains:
- a CDS encoding alpha/beta fold hydrolase, coding for MPTSVLIHGAGSSGRYWHRVAPLLEVAGHRVVAPDLPAEDDDADLTAYVDAVLADVDAGGSLDPPVVVVGQSLGGFTAPLVADELGADLLVILAGMVPRPGERGVDWWTATGWEAAVRTAAREGGRDPEDLDTAALVLAGVPHELLVELGPERAQSMTPLLEPWPLTTWPDVPTRVVAAADDRFFPLDFQRRVAADRLGLDVVEVPGGHLPAVTHPEAVAAWLLELCREVAVRA